A window of Sandaracinaceae bacterium contains these coding sequences:
- the hisS gene encoding histidine--tRNA ligase: protein MNDVLPEEISRWRRIEEAFWRIVQRHGYGEVRTPVVEPTALFVRSIGEATDIVEKEMYTFTDKGDHSLTLRPEGTASAARAYIQHSMQAREPVTKWAYLGPMFRRERPARGRYRQFWQAGVELYGDPGPFVDAEMIHMLVTLVKELGVEDVEVLINSLGSGDTRQRYVDALLAYLTPHRDALSADSQRRLETNPLRVLDSKAPQDKEVTADAPNILDFLDADDTKHFEDLQATLTALGTPFRVEPTLVRGLDYYNRTLFEVLGHGGELGAQNTLCGGGRYDGLVEQLGGPPTPAIGFALGIERLLLVMGGEDAAPQPDVFVVIPHESARRDAVVLLAELRAAGLTADADLRGGSMKSQFRRADKSNAKVAMIAGPDELERGVVQLKDLAAGTQDEVARADAPARARAIVFGENA from the coding sequence ATGAACGACGTTCTGCCGGAGGAGATCTCCCGGTGGCGACGCATCGAGGAGGCCTTCTGGCGGATCGTCCAGCGCCACGGCTACGGAGAGGTGCGCACGCCCGTCGTGGAGCCGACCGCCCTCTTCGTCCGCTCGATCGGCGAGGCGACCGACATCGTCGAGAAGGAGATGTACACCTTCACGGACAAGGGCGATCACTCCCTGACGCTCCGGCCCGAGGGCACCGCCTCCGCGGCGCGCGCGTACATCCAGCACTCGATGCAGGCCCGGGAGCCCGTCACCAAGTGGGCGTACCTCGGGCCGATGTTCCGGCGCGAGCGCCCGGCCCGCGGACGCTACCGGCAGTTCTGGCAGGCCGGCGTGGAGCTCTACGGCGATCCCGGCCCGTTCGTCGACGCCGAGATGATCCACATGCTCGTCACGCTCGTGAAGGAGCTGGGGGTCGAGGACGTCGAGGTGCTGATCAATTCTCTGGGAAGCGGCGACACGCGGCAGCGTTACGTGGACGCCTTGCTCGCCTACCTCACCCCGCACCGCGACGCGCTGAGCGCCGACTCCCAGCGCCGCCTCGAGACCAACCCGCTGCGCGTGCTGGACAGCAAGGCGCCGCAGGACAAAGAGGTCACGGCCGACGCGCCGAACATCCTCGACTTCCTCGACGCGGACGACACCAAGCACTTCGAGGATCTGCAAGCGACCCTGACCGCGCTGGGCACCCCTTTCCGGGTGGAGCCGACGCTCGTGCGGGGCCTCGACTACTACAACCGAACCCTCTTCGAGGTGCTCGGGCACGGCGGCGAGCTCGGCGCGCAGAACACGCTCTGCGGCGGCGGCCGCTACGACGGCCTGGTCGAGCAGCTCGGCGGCCCGCCCACGCCGGCCATCGGCTTCGCCCTGGGCATCGAGCGGCTCCTGCTCGTCATGGGCGGGGAAGACGCGGCGCCGCAGCCCGACGTCTTCGTGGTGATCCCGCACGAGAGCGCGCGGCGCGACGCCGTGGTCCTGCTCGCGGAGCTCCGCGCGGCCGGCCTCACCGCGGACGCGGACCTCCGAGGCGGATCGATGAAGAGCCAGTTCCGACGCGCGGACAAGTCGAACGCGAAGGTGGCGATGATCGCAGGCCCCGACGAGCTCGAGCGCGGCGTCGTCCAGCTGAAGGACCTCGCGGCGGGCACGCAAGACGAGGTGGCGCGCGCCGACGCGCCCGCGCGCGCGAGGGCCATCGTCTTCGGGGAGAACGCGTGA
- a CDS encoding MoxR family ATPase, with product MSQDFVRFRGTDSYLTNDSLEAAVNCALVLERPLLVKGEPGTGKTLLAEAVAEALSMDLITWHVKSTTRAQDGLYVYDTVQRLYDSRFGDGDVGDIRRYIKKGPLGQSFETDERAVLLIDEIDKADLEFPNDLLHELDRMRFRVDETGDDVVAKHRPVVIITSNNEKELPDAFLRRCVFHFIDFPEPELMKRIVAVHHPSLNDTLIEQALGVFYEIRTMRRLRKRPSTSELIDWIAVLKSAGLDAVKLDAKLPFLGALLKKEQDLVALADQLSGGARYRS from the coding sequence ATGAGCCAAGACTTCGTCCGCTTTCGCGGCACCGACAGCTACCTCACCAACGACTCCCTCGAAGCCGCCGTCAACTGCGCGCTCGTGCTCGAGCGGCCGCTCCTCGTCAAGGGAGAGCCCGGGACCGGTAAGACGCTGCTCGCGGAGGCCGTCGCCGAGGCGCTCTCGATGGACCTCATCACCTGGCACGTCAAGAGCACGACGCGCGCGCAGGACGGGCTCTACGTCTACGACACGGTGCAGCGCCTCTACGACTCGCGCTTCGGCGACGGGGACGTGGGCGACATCCGCCGCTACATCAAGAAGGGCCCGCTGGGGCAGTCCTTCGAGACCGACGAGCGGGCCGTGCTGCTCATCGACGAGATCGACAAGGCGGACCTCGAGTTCCCGAACGATCTCCTGCACGAGCTGGATCGGATGCGCTTCCGCGTCGACGAGACGGGCGACGACGTGGTCGCCAAGCACCGGCCGGTGGTGATCATCACGAGCAACAACGAGAAGGAGCTGCCGGACGCGTTCCTGCGCCGCTGCGTCTTCCACTTCATCGACTTCCCCGAGCCGGAGCTGATGAAGCGCATCGTCGCGGTGCACCACCCGAGCCTCAACGACACCCTGATCGAGCAGGCGCTCGGCGTGTTCTACGAGATCCGCACCATGCGTCGGCTGCGCAAGCGCCCGAGCACGAGCGAGCTGATCGACTGGATCGCCGTCCTGAAGAGCGCCGGGCTCGACGCGGTGAAGCTGGACGCGAAGCTGCCCTTCCTCGGCGCCCTGCTGAAGAAGGAGCAGGACCTCGTCGCGCTGGCCGACCAGCTCTCCGGCGGGGCGCGGTACCGGAGCTGA
- a CDS encoding ATP-binding protein yields the protein MLSPLATLLFTWAAVYSYAGVYFCMLHARRPTHREYLGFGLLCFGLATWSAGAAIGSDARDPSVLSGAIQIEYIGGFVTVVYFVDFATQLVGREAPRLVRAAYAFGYVGLVATASGFLLVPSARFSGGLRDLSGYAEPVFTLPGAVLVAGALFFAAWSVWTLARGREEHPDLRVVVWAAAVAVGAAVYDSLLRFTGGDGPFLLEHVALLPILTVVWVLLRRFVRAADQLGERTDELRRSYSELRVVQEELVRKEQLAAVGELSAVIAHEVRNPLAIIKNAVSSLRRPSLRDADRGVLLGILDEEVDRLNRLVRDLLAYARPVEPKGRAVDLVTIAREAIDKALSSHPRPDAIEVQIDADGPTDMHGDPDLLRQALTNIADNAAQAMPDGGALRVRLRPRSGRVPSVILEFQDTGAGMDALVRAKALDPFFTTRPAGTGLGLAIVDRVVRNHGGEVSIESEAKVGTTVRITLPRERPSSVPPPPEGL from the coding sequence ATGTTGTCGCCCTTGGCGACCCTGCTCTTCACCTGGGCGGCGGTCTACAGCTACGCCGGCGTGTACTTCTGCATGCTGCACGCCCGGCGCCCCACCCACCGGGAGTACCTCGGCTTCGGCCTGCTGTGCTTCGGGCTGGCGACGTGGAGCGCGGGCGCGGCCATCGGCTCCGACGCGCGCGACCCGAGCGTGCTGAGCGGCGCGATCCAGATCGAGTACATCGGCGGCTTCGTGACCGTCGTCTATTTCGTCGACTTCGCGACGCAGCTCGTCGGTCGGGAGGCGCCGCGGCTCGTGCGAGCCGCCTACGCCTTCGGCTACGTGGGCCTCGTCGCGACCGCGAGCGGCTTCCTGCTGGTGCCGTCGGCGCGCTTCTCGGGCGGCCTGCGCGACCTCTCCGGGTACGCCGAGCCCGTCTTCACGCTGCCCGGCGCGGTGCTCGTCGCGGGCGCGCTCTTCTTCGCGGCGTGGTCGGTCTGGACGCTCGCGCGCGGCCGCGAGGAGCACCCGGATCTGCGCGTCGTCGTGTGGGCGGCCGCGGTCGCGGTCGGCGCCGCCGTCTACGACAGCCTTCTGCGCTTCACCGGCGGAGACGGCCCGTTTCTGCTCGAGCATGTCGCGCTCCTGCCGATCCTGACGGTGGTGTGGGTGCTGCTGCGGCGTTTCGTGCGCGCGGCCGATCAGCTCGGAGAGCGCACCGACGAGCTGCGCCGCTCCTACTCCGAGCTGCGCGTCGTGCAGGAGGAGCTCGTCCGCAAGGAGCAGCTCGCCGCGGTCGGTGAGCTGAGCGCGGTGATCGCGCACGAGGTCCGCAACCCGCTCGCCATCATCAAGAACGCGGTCTCGAGCCTGCGCCGCCCTTCCCTGCGCGACGCCGATCGCGGCGTGCTCCTCGGCATCCTCGACGAGGAGGTGGATCGCCTCAACCGGCTCGTGCGGGACCTGCTCGCGTACGCGCGGCCGGTCGAGCCGAAGGGCCGGGCCGTCGATCTCGTCACGATCGCGCGCGAGGCGATCGACAAGGCGCTGTCCAGCCACCCGAGGCCCGACGCGATCGAGGTCCAGATCGACGCCGACGGACCGACGGACATGCACGGCGATCCGGACCTGCTGCGGCAAGCGCTCACCAACATCGCCGACAACGCCGCGCAGGCGATGCCGGACGGCGGAGCGCTGCGGGTTCGGCTCCGGCCGCGCTCCGGTCGCGTACCCAGCGTGATCCTCGAGTTCCAGGACACGGGCGCCGGCATGGACGCGCTGGTCCGCGCCAAGGCGCTCGACCCCTTCTTCACCACACGCCCCGCGGGTACGGGCCTCGGGCTCGCCATCGTCGACCGCGTGGTCCGCAACCACGGCGGCGAGGTGAGCATCGAGAGCGAGGCGAAGGTCGGCACCACCGTGCGCATCACGCTGCCGCGCGAACGCCCGAGCAGCGTGCCCCCGCCGCCGGAGGGGCTCTGA
- a CDS encoding serine/threonine-protein kinase, with protein MIQAGTIVGHKYRLEGPIGQGGMATIWRAVHTTLDRPVAVKFLEAVGTSAQELAARFLNEAKLAAGLRHRHVVDILDFGVLDGGQPYMVMELLEGMSLAERYEEGPSVSDWELLEVVAMTLSGLAAVHEAGILHRDVKPENIFLVHDADGIYPKLLDFGVSKGFDMGGKLTRTGSVVGTPQYMSPEQARGKRDVDPRSDLWSVGIVLYEGFAGELPFDSENPGDVLISVATEEPQSLSVHRPDLPESVIALVHRALAKKPDDRFSDARAMRDEVLAILERGEAVSGRPDSALIRVAYNTGAGTGKLKALTSSVTPPPPPGQSLPDPFVPLGAPPVPKEAVALAGDALHAGSFGTSQPPSPPKRRWLAPLVAVLVLGVGAGAFFAFDGKQLLVRSGLVPGESAHADTGAAGDVLPGVEVVALDPDAPDDVPLEPPPSDGVDAPPSETVDVPSPPDPPEVVEEAALGAIAEPAEEAVVEEAAPAPEPRRRRRRRRR; from the coding sequence GTGATCCAAGCTGGAACGATCGTCGGCCACAAGTACCGCCTGGAGGGGCCGATCGGGCAGGGCGGGATGGCGACGATCTGGCGCGCCGTCCACACCACCCTCGATCGGCCCGTGGCCGTGAAGTTCCTCGAGGCGGTGGGCACCTCCGCGCAGGAGCTCGCCGCGCGCTTCCTCAACGAGGCGAAGCTGGCCGCGGGGCTGCGGCACCGCCACGTGGTGGACATCCTCGACTTCGGCGTCCTCGATGGCGGCCAGCCCTACATGGTGATGGAGCTGCTCGAGGGCATGAGCCTCGCCGAGCGCTACGAGGAGGGGCCGTCGGTCAGCGACTGGGAGCTGCTCGAGGTCGTCGCCATGACGCTCAGCGGGCTCGCCGCCGTGCACGAGGCGGGCATCCTCCACCGCGACGTGAAGCCCGAGAACATCTTCCTCGTGCACGACGCCGACGGCATCTACCCCAAGCTGCTCGACTTCGGCGTCTCCAAGGGCTTCGACATGGGCGGCAAGCTCACCCGGACCGGCTCCGTGGTCGGCACGCCGCAGTACATGTCGCCCGAGCAGGCGCGCGGAAAGCGGGACGTCGACCCGAGGAGCGATCTCTGGAGCGTCGGCATCGTGCTCTACGAGGGCTTCGCGGGCGAGCTCCCGTTCGACTCGGAGAACCCTGGCGACGTGCTCATCAGCGTCGCCACCGAGGAGCCGCAGTCCCTCTCGGTCCACCGGCCCGATCTGCCCGAGTCGGTCATCGCGCTCGTGCACCGCGCGCTGGCCAAGAAGCCCGACGATCGCTTCTCGGACGCGCGCGCCATGCGCGACGAGGTGCTGGCCATCCTGGAGCGAGGCGAGGCGGTGAGCGGTCGGCCCGACTCGGCGCTCATCCGCGTCGCCTACAACACCGGCGCCGGCACGGGGAAGCTCAAGGCCCTGACCAGCAGCGTCACGCCGCCGCCCCCGCCCGGGCAGAGCCTGCCGGACCCGTTCGTGCCGCTCGGCGCGCCGCCGGTCCCGAAGGAGGCGGTCGCGCTGGCCGGAGACGCGCTGCACGCCGGCTCGTTCGGGACGTCTCAGCCCCCGAGCCCGCCCAAGCGCCGCTGGCTCGCGCCCCTCGTCGCCGTCCTGGTCCTCGGCGTCGGCGCGGGCGCGTTCTTCGCCTTCGACGGGAAGCAGCTCCTCGTCCGCTCGGGCCTCGTGCCCGGCGAGTCCGCCCACGCCGACACCGGCGCCGCAGGCGACGTGCTGCCCGGCGTGGAGGTCGTGGCGCTCGATCCCGACGCGCCGGACGACGTCCCGCTCGAGCCGCCGCCTTCGGACGGCGTCGACGCCCCGCCGTCCGAGACGGTCGACGTGCCGAGCCCGCCCGACCCGCCCGAGGTCGTCGAGGAGGCCGCGCTGGGCGCGATCGCCGAGCCCGCCGAGGAGGCGGTCGTGGAGGAAGCCGCGCCCGCGCCCGAGCCTCGCCGCCGCAGGCGACGCCGCCGCCGCTGA
- a CDS encoding VWA domain-containing protein produces MFVPFLYELRTRGVPVGTQEGINLAKALSAGLHDSSLEGFYDISRALLVHDEKYLDDFDQAFLLVFKGVEIEAKKLKDELLDWLKDAKERIHDLTEEERALLEQYDLDELKKLFEERMNEQKERHDGGNRWVGTGGSSPFGHSGAKREGVRVGGKGGNRSAVQVATARRWRGYRDDMTLDTRQMAVALRKLRLLTREGAEDELDLEETIDQTAKNAGELEIVLRPPRRTNTRVILLMDVGGSMDPYAHLVSRLFTAAKKSSHFKELRCLYFHNCVYGKIYEDANFTKPVRVRDLLADCGAHYKLIVVGDALMAPYELLQPGGALDYEEDNGVEGIVWLMMLDDHFERAAWLNPEPERYWNGNTIEYVRNVFEMFPLTLDGLGQAVNHLTKGRRGR; encoded by the coding sequence GTGTTCGTCCCGTTCCTCTACGAGCTCCGGACCCGCGGCGTGCCCGTCGGCACCCAGGAGGGGATCAACCTCGCCAAGGCGCTGAGCGCGGGCCTGCACGACAGCTCCCTCGAGGGCTTCTACGACATCTCGCGCGCGCTGCTCGTGCACGACGAGAAGTACCTGGACGACTTCGACCAGGCGTTCCTGTTGGTCTTCAAGGGCGTCGAGATCGAGGCGAAGAAGCTGAAGGACGAGCTGCTCGACTGGTTGAAGGACGCGAAGGAGCGCATCCACGACCTGACGGAAGAAGAGCGCGCGCTGCTCGAGCAGTACGACCTCGACGAGCTGAAGAAGCTCTTCGAGGAGCGCATGAACGAGCAGAAGGAGCGGCACGACGGCGGCAACCGCTGGGTCGGCACGGGCGGCAGCTCCCCCTTCGGGCACTCGGGCGCGAAGCGCGAGGGCGTGCGGGTCGGCGGCAAGGGCGGCAACCGGAGCGCGGTGCAGGTCGCGACCGCCCGACGCTGGCGCGGCTACCGCGACGACATGACGCTCGACACGCGGCAGATGGCGGTGGCGCTGCGCAAGCTCCGATTGCTCACGCGCGAGGGCGCCGAGGACGAGCTCGACCTCGAGGAGACCATCGACCAGACCGCGAAGAACGCGGGCGAGCTCGAGATCGTGCTGCGGCCGCCTCGCCGGACCAACACGCGGGTGATCCTGCTGATGGACGTCGGCGGCTCGATGGACCCGTACGCGCACCTGGTCAGCCGGCTGTTCACGGCCGCGAAGAAGAGCTCGCACTTCAAGGAGCTGCGCTGCCTCTACTTCCACAACTGCGTCTACGGGAAGATCTACGAGGACGCGAACTTCACCAAGCCGGTCCGCGTCCGGGATCTCCTCGCCGACTGCGGCGCGCACTACAAGCTGATCGTCGTCGGGGACGCGCTGATGGCCCCCTACGAGCTGCTCCAGCCGGGCGGCGCGCTCGACTACGAAGAGGACAACGGCGTCGAAGGCATCGTGTGGCTGATGATGCTCGACGATCACTTCGAGCGCGCGGCGTGGCTCAACCCGGAGCCCGAGCGCTACTGGAACGGCAACACCATCGAGTACGTGCGCAACGTCTTCGAGATGTTCCCCCTCACGCTCGACGGCCTCGGCCAGGCCGTGAACCACCTCACCAAGGGTCGCCGAGGCCGCTGA
- a CDS encoding VWA domain-containing protein, whose amino-acid sequence MTSPASVLACVSLSLSALVGCSVGADADGGIGMDATPIPDAAPTRDAPFVPLDATCGRATIETARLPGSLLFVFDRSGSMDRSASGGAETRWDVAGGAVQAVLAELPDEANVGMLLFPPNAAMCNVVGPDLPQVPIAPLAASRDGIATELARVPDGTATPIFGALEVGWDHLASLGARGERAVALVTDGRENCADEDRDRVLARAVTELEERGHRTFVIGLSQSNTDLSALALNGGTRRNDTCMARCTTPPCVMDSDVPCPESGAMCATFPDGEGGATRTPGFCGCLSDDDCPTPTTCGTDGGQSVCVGTPDCCHYDATTASFEADFQAALDAIVSVVFDQCVFDLPRGDDPAMFDPNQVNVQVSLDGGPAETLGRSSDEAVDSWDYTDASQEAIRIQGELCDRMRDAEATVEIVLGCPTVLI is encoded by the coding sequence GTGACCTCTCCTGCCTCGGTGCTCGCGTGTGTGTCGCTCTCGCTCTCCGCCCTCGTGGGGTGCTCGGTCGGCGCCGACGCGGACGGCGGGATCGGCATGGACGCGACGCCGATCCCCGACGCGGCGCCGACCCGTGACGCGCCCTTCGTGCCGCTCGACGCGACCTGCGGGCGCGCGACGATCGAGACCGCGCGCCTCCCGGGCAGCCTGCTCTTCGTCTTCGACCGCTCGGGCAGCATGGATCGCTCGGCCTCCGGGGGCGCCGAGACGCGCTGGGACGTCGCGGGCGGCGCCGTGCAGGCGGTCCTCGCCGAGCTCCCGGACGAGGCGAACGTGGGCATGCTCCTGTTCCCGCCCAACGCCGCGATGTGCAACGTGGTGGGCCCGGACCTGCCGCAGGTCCCGATCGCGCCGCTCGCCGCCAGCCGGGACGGCATCGCGACGGAGCTCGCGCGGGTGCCCGACGGGACCGCCACGCCCATCTTCGGAGCGCTCGAGGTCGGCTGGGATCACCTCGCGAGCCTCGGCGCGCGGGGCGAGCGCGCGGTGGCGCTGGTCACGGACGGCCGTGAGAACTGCGCCGACGAGGACCGGGACCGCGTCCTGGCGCGCGCCGTCACCGAGCTCGAGGAGCGCGGCCACCGCACCTTCGTGATCGGCCTCAGCCAGAGCAACACGGATCTGAGCGCGCTTGCGCTCAACGGGGGCACACGCCGCAACGACACGTGCATGGCGCGCTGCACGACGCCGCCCTGCGTGATGGACTCCGACGTGCCTTGCCCGGAGTCGGGCGCCATGTGCGCCACCTTCCCGGACGGGGAGGGCGGCGCCACCCGCACGCCCGGCTTCTGCGGCTGCCTCTCGGACGACGACTGCCCCACGCCGACGACGTGCGGAACCGACGGCGGCCAGTCGGTCTGCGTCGGCACGCCGGACTGCTGCCACTACGACGCGACCACCGCGAGCTTCGAGGCCGACTTCCAGGCCGCGCTCGACGCCATCGTCAGCGTGGTCTTCGACCAGTGCGTGTTCGATCTCCCGCGCGGCGACGACCCGGCGATGTTCGACCCGAACCAGGTCAACGTACAGGTCTCGCTCGACGGCGGCCCCGCCGAGACCCTCGGCCGCTCGAGCGATGAGGCGGTCGACTCCTGGGACTACACGGACGCGTCCCAGGAGGCGATCCGCATCCAGGGCGAGCTCTGCGACCGGATGCGCGACGCCGAGGCGACGGTCGAGATCGTGCTCGGCTGCCCCACGGTCCTCATCTGA
- a CDS encoding ATP-binding protein encodes MSWTATALVAWSGIFGFAGIYYGALHLMRRQNPEYISFAGLCGGLFLYALATAFTVDSQSPAEAVFAQNLQHLGVMPATAFFVDFVLRLTDEAHPRVRAAAMINAALGVCAVLAGLFFDAGVAEPTYDWSHGELTNRAIADMSAVGMAFVGVGVSFAFYGVVILFNAARGRRDLRGAAVMTGIALAGGAWDVLARLLDVTPINFSSHGALLPVLGFSYVLVGRFTQVDRQLEDRTQELARSYDYLRVTQQALVKKEQLAAVGELSAVIAHEVRNPLAIIKNAVSGLRRKELRPDDGETLLAILDEETDRLNRLINDLLAYARPISPEHGEPVDMRRLVMHAVELAAGGSRDISHIEIELELENEVAEVEGDEALLRHALINIVDNALQAMPLGGTLTVSCRDTEVEGRPCVAVEFHDTGEGMDTIVRSRARDPFFTTRQTGTGLGLAIVDRVARAHGGSVSLESRHGQGTMVSFLVPRDRSSIAPPTS; translated from the coding sequence ATGTCCTGGACCGCCACCGCGCTGGTCGCCTGGTCGGGGATCTTCGGCTTCGCCGGGATCTACTACGGCGCGCTCCACCTGATGCGCCGTCAGAACCCCGAGTACATCTCCTTCGCGGGGCTCTGCGGCGGGCTCTTCCTGTACGCGCTGGCGACGGCCTTCACGGTCGACAGCCAGAGCCCCGCCGAGGCGGTCTTCGCGCAGAACCTGCAGCACCTCGGCGTCATGCCGGCGACCGCGTTCTTCGTGGACTTCGTGCTCCGCCTCACCGACGAGGCGCACCCGCGCGTGCGGGCCGCGGCCATGATCAACGCGGCGCTCGGGGTCTGCGCGGTGCTCGCGGGCCTGTTCTTCGACGCGGGCGTGGCCGAGCCCACGTACGACTGGAGCCACGGGGAGCTGACCAACCGCGCCATCGCGGACATGTCGGCCGTGGGCATGGCCTTCGTGGGCGTCGGCGTGAGCTTCGCGTTCTATGGCGTCGTGATCCTCTTCAACGCCGCGCGCGGCCGACGGGATCTGCGCGGCGCGGCGGTCATGACGGGCATCGCGCTCGCGGGCGGGGCGTGGGACGTGCTCGCGCGGCTGCTCGACGTCACGCCGATCAACTTCTCGAGCCACGGCGCGCTCCTGCCCGTGCTCGGCTTCAGCTACGTGCTCGTGGGGCGCTTCACCCAGGTCGACCGCCAGCTCGAGGATCGCACCCAGGAGCTCGCGCGGAGCTACGACTACCTCCGCGTCACGCAGCAGGCGCTGGTGAAGAAGGAGCAGCTCGCGGCGGTGGGCGAGCTGAGCGCCGTCATCGCGCACGAGGTGCGCAACCCGCTCGCGATCATCAAGAACGCGGTCAGCGGTCTGAGGCGAAAGGAGCTGCGCCCCGACGACGGCGAGACGCTGCTCGCCATCCTCGACGAGGAGACCGACCGGCTCAACCGGCTCATCAACGATCTGCTCGCTTACGCCCGCCCCATCAGCCCCGAGCACGGGGAGCCCGTCGACATGCGGCGGCTGGTCATGCACGCGGTGGAGCTCGCCGCGGGCGGCAGCCGCGACATCTCCCACATCGAGATCGAGCTGGAGCTCGAGAACGAGGTGGCCGAGGTGGAGGGCGACGAGGCGCTGCTGCGGCACGCGCTGATCAACATCGTCGACAACGCGCTCCAGGCGATGCCGCTCGGCGGCACCCTCACGGTCTCGTGCCGCGACACCGAGGTGGAGGGCCGCCCGTGCGTCGCGGTGGAGTTCCACGACACGGGCGAGGGCATGGACACCATCGTGCGCTCGCGCGCCCGCGATCCCTTCTTCACCACCCGACAGACGGGCACCGGCCTCGGCCTCGCCATCGTCGACCGCGTGGCGCGCGCGCACGGCGGCTCGGTGAGCCTCGAGTCACGCCACGGTCAGGGCACGATGGTCAGCTTCCTCGTGCCGCGCGACCGCTCCTCGATCGCGCCGCCTACCTCCTGA